The Salvelinus sp. IW2-2015 linkage group LG15, ASM291031v2, whole genome shotgun sequence genome includes a region encoding these proteins:
- the LOC111974322 gene encoding ubiquitin recognition factor in ER-associated degradation protein 1, with product MMFSFNMFDHPIPRAFQNRFSTQYRCYSVSMLAGPNDRSDVEKGGKIIMPPSALDQLSRLNITYPMLFKLTNKNSDRMTHCGVLEFVADEGICYLPHWMMQNLLLEEGGLVQVESVNLMVATYSKFQPQSPDFLDITNPKAVLENALRNFACLTTGDVIAINYNEKIYELRVMETKPDKAVSIIECDMNVDFDAPLGYKEPERRYKAPEEPTEEEGDPSTWTDMDMRFRAFTGSGNRLDGKKKGIEPSPVPIDPSDIKRGIPNYEYKVGRITFIRNSRPQPRKTTEDEDSEFIAFSGEGQSLRKKGGRKP from the exons ATGATG TTTTCCTTCAACATGTTTGATCACCCGATCCCACGGGCTTTCCAAAACCGTTTCTCCACTCAAtaccgctgctactctgtgtCCATGCTGGCGGGTCCCAACGACCGGTCAGATGTGGAGAAAGGAGGAAAAA TTATAATGCCGCCATCAGCACTTGATCAACTAA GCAGACTTAACATTACCTACCCCATGTTGTTCAAACTGACCAACAAGAACTCAGACAGAATGACACACTGTGGTGTCTTGGAGTTTGTAGCAGATGAGGGTATTTGTTACCTGCCACACTGG ATGATGCAGAATCTCCTGCTGGAGGAAGGGGGCCTGGTCCAGGTGGAGAGCGTTAACCTCATGGTGGCAACATACTCCAAGTTCCAGCCTCAGAGCCCAGACTTCCTGGATATCACTAACCCCAAAGCAGT GTTGGAAAATGCCTTGAGAAACTTTGCCTGCTTAACCACAGGAGATGTTATTGCAATTAACTACAATGAAAAG ATCTATGAACTGCGAGTGATGGAGACTAAGCCAGACAAGGCAGTATCTATCATTGAATGTGATATGAAT GTGGACTTTGATGCTCCGCTGGGTTACAAAGAACCAGAGAGACGTTACAAAGCACCAGAGGAGCCCACA gaagaggaaggagacccCAGCACTTGGACTGACATGGACATGAGATTCAGA GCCTTCACTGGTTCAGGCAATCGTCTGGATGGCAAAAAGAAAGGCATTGAGCCTAGCCCCGTCCCCATCGATCCCAGTGACATTAAAAG AGGGATTCCTAACTACGAGTACAAGGTCGGAAGGATCACCTTCATCAGAAACTCCAGGCCTCAGCCCAGGAAAACAACAGAGGAT GAGGATTCAGAATTCATCGCCTTTTCTGGTGAGGGACAGTCACTACGCAAGAAAGGTGGCAGAAAGCCTTGA